GCCGCTCCCATCGCCACCAGGGCTCGCCGCCGTTGCCCTGGCGGGTTGGGGCGGGCCCGGACACAGCCAGTTCCTGTGCGTCGGCCGTCAAATTCGTTGCCGGCCAACTACGATCACCCATCATGCCCGTGCCGTGCCGGGTCCGCCGTTTCCGGCACGTCGGGATCGGCGGCCCCGGACCGGACGGACATCTCCTGCCCGATGAACTCATAGTGGGCGAGCAAGTCAGCCCTGCGCAGAAGCAATAGCCGCAGCCGGTAGTAAAAGCCGAGGCAAGACCTTGAATAAGTTCTTGCCTCGGCCGTAATTCCCCTAGAACAGCGGCCAGGGCACCGCCGGCATCTCACCGCTCGGAGCCGGAAACCGCCCTGCCAAACGCAACCGTGCGCAACGCGCGGTGAGCGATGCGATTTCTTCGGCGCTGAGCAAGTCCGCCAGGTTTCGGCCCAGCCCACCGCGCAGTCCTTCGCTGACACGATCGATGCCGTCGCGTTCCTCGGCGGTCAAAGCGTCTCCCACCCATCCCCACAGCACCGTGCGCAGCTTGTGGTCACGGTGAAAGGTGAGCCCATGGTCCACGCCGTACCGGTGTCCTTCCGGCATGGCAAGAATGTGGTCACCTTTGCGGTCGGCGTTGTTTACGACCATGTCGAACACCGCCATCCGTCTGAGTGCTGGCGAGTCTTCGTGAACGAGGGCGACCATCCGTCCGCTCTCATCCCGGCCCTCGAGAACGCGTTTCCAGCCCGTCTCCGGCACGTGGTCCGTTGCGACCAGGTCCACGGCGCTTTGGGTGGGGTCTTGCTCCTGCCAGAGCTGCACCATTCCTTCGCCCATCGGACCATCGCGCAGCCAGGTGTGCGGTAGGAGGTCCCAACCGAAGGCCTGCGAGACCAGGTAGGCGGCCACCTCCCGGTGAGCCAGGGTGCCGTGGGGAAAATCCCACAGCGGACTTTCGCCTGCTATCGGCTTATAGACGACCACCACGTCGCCGATGCTGCCCAGAAATGTAGCGTTTGATGCCGTCGTGATGCGGCCGGTGAGCTTAAGCTCGGCGGTTAGCAGGTCCGGCGCTGGCATCAGACCTCGGGAAGGGTGCAGATGTGCCCGTCGGCGTCTATGGGGTAACCGCAAAGCGGGCACATCGGACGCCCGGCGCCCACGATCTCCCGGGTGCGCTTGGCGAATGCGCGGGCGGTGCCGACCGGCATTCGCACCAGCAGCATTTCGGGCTCGTTAGCGCCGTCCTCAACAAGCGATTCGTCGTTGTCATCAGCATCGACATCGGTGATGGGGTAGGCCTCTATTACGACCTGGGCCGTGGTTGGGTCCCAACCCAAGCTTATGGCGCCGGTGCGAAACTGCTCCTGAACTGCATCGAGCTGGTCATTGTCGACAAGTTCAATGGGAGTACTCGAGGGGACGCTGAACGGGTTGCCGTCGACTGTGATGAGCTGGTCGAGAATTTCGTCGATCTTCTCTGCGAGCAGAGCCGACTGCTGCTTCTCCAAGGCAATACTCACAACCTGCCTCCCTGCGCGCACCTGCAGGTAGAAGGTTCGCGCCCCCGGAAGGCCGATGGTGCCAACGACGACCCGATCAGGCCAGGCAAATTCATGAACACGTGTAGGCATGTCAATATTCTAGGCACATGAGGTTCATGGCGCCTTCTGACCGGCGCCGCCGCCCACCGGCGCATCGCCAGAGTGGATGCCGTTCGACAGCCACGACAGATCACCCGCGTCGGTGTTGGTCGCATGGACGCTCGGCCGGCTAGCGCCGTAGCGCACGATCGATACGGAGGCGGGGCCCACGTTAATACGCTGGAACAGGTCAAGGTGCATGCCGAGCGCGTCGGCGAGGATTGACTTGATGATGTCACCGTGACTCACCGCCACCCACACGGCCCCCGGCCCGTACTCGGCTTCGAAGGCTGCATCGTGGCGTCGAATCGCTGCCACCGCCCGGGCCTGCATCGCCGCCATGGATTCACCGCCGGGAAAGACGACGGCGGACGGTTGCGACTGCACAACCGGCCACAAATCCTCGGTCGCGAGATCACTGAGCGTGCGGCCCTGCCACTGGCCGTAATCGCACTCGGTGAGATCGGGATCGACCGGCGCGTACGGCGAGCCAGCCTGACGATCGAGGATGAGCTGGGCGGTCTGCCGACAACGCTCAAGAGGGCTCGACACCACCCCGACAACGGGCACGGCCGCGAGCCGGTCTCCGGTCAGAGCCGCCTGGTCGCGCCCGATCTGGTCCAGG
This genomic window from Arthrobacter sp. EM1 contains:
- a CDS encoding DUF3090 domain-containing protein, with protein sequence MPTRVHEFAWPDRVVVGTIGLPGARTFYLQVRAGRQVVSIALEKQQSALLAEKIDEILDQLITVDGNPFSVPSSTPIELVDNDQLDAVQEQFRTGAISLGWDPTTAQVVIEAYPITDVDADDNDESLVEDGANEPEMLLVRMPVGTARAFAKRTREIVGAGRPMCPLCGYPIDADGHICTLPEV
- a CDS encoding SCO1664 family protein produces the protein MPAPDLLTAELKLTGRITTASNATFLGSIGDVVVVYKPIAGESPLWDFPHGTLAHREVAAYLVSQAFGWDLLPHTWLRDGPMGEGMVQLWQEQDPTQSAVDLVATDHVPETGWKRVLEGRDESGRMVALVHEDSPALRRMAVFDMVVNNADRKGDHILAMPEGHRYGVDHGLTFHRDHKLRTVLWGWVGDALTAEERDGIDRVSEGLRGGLGRNLADLLSAEEIASLTARCARLRLAGRFPAPSGEMPAVPWPLF
- a CDS encoding MSMEG_4193 family putative phosphomutase, whose protein sequence is MATVILVRHGRTTANATGLLAGRAVGVSLDQIGRDQAALTGDRLAAVPVVGVVSSPLERCRQTAQLILDRQAGSPYAPVDPDLTECDYGQWQGRTLSDLATEDLWPVVQSQPSAVVFPGGESMAAMQARAVAAIRRHDAAFEAEYGPGAVWVAVSHGDIIKSILADALGMHLDLFQRINVGPASVSIVRYGASRPSVHATNTDAGDLSWLSNGIHSGDAPVGGGAGQKAP